The window TAGTCTTGTAGGAGGTTTCTAAATTATACACAGCCCATTCAACTACAAGACCTTTAATTATCATCACTGAAACACCTATCGCTTCTTTCCCCCAAATGACCCAAAAAACAGCCAACACAGCCAACCtccaagggcccatttggataccaccaaataagttactttttctacttacagtagtagataagtaacttatttgagataagtttggtttatgatcaagtAGCTTTTTTATTTGAAGTAACTTAATTGcttcaatttaataagtagaaatcaagatccgctacttaaggcataagtaacttaagtAACTTACAAGCCAAACGCCCCCCAAACGACCTGATTACGCTTCTCAAAATGAACGCCATACCAAGCAAGGAGGTCTGGAACTGAATTTGGCATGACCTAAGAGAAACCGAAAGAACTGAGGATCGAGTACCATCTTTTATCGTGTATGAGCTATGATAGCAGGTGAGGGGGCAAGAAAACTTTCAAGATAGGGGCCTTCGATGATATTTCAATGGTGTCTCCATGCCGGAGTGAATGAAATACATGAGAACCGTCAATGTATAAAACGCCTTCTTTACTGAACCATGTGGCATCCATGGTTTGATCAGCTCTGATAATTCCATGCATTAAAGGCACCTCGTCAGCCCTGGGCAAAATGGGCTCTCTTACCATATACTGGAGATCTTTGGATGAAACAGGCATTGGAAATCCTCCTGCTGAAAGCATTGCAGCAGTTGATCCAGCGGCAGTGGAGACTCTGAGACCACTTGATCTACTGTTCACTAAAGAAGAGCTCTTCTGACCGTGCCCTGTGATCCTGCATatacaaaaagaaaaggagagtaaTATGTTATTAACATGGTATCCCTGaaagagaggaaaaaacaaaaactccAAGAGCTGGTGCTGTCATTCATTGGGAATCCCTTACAGAAATGAGAAGCGAGATACTGTGGCCGGGCATGGGTGTGCAACTAGAATGTCGTTCAGAGCATAGGTTGACAACGGATGATCGTTTAAGCATATTGATATCCTGGAGAGTTCGGAAGGAGCTTTATAACCCTCAAGGATTTCATCTAGTACCTGAAATAAATGTTCACAATGCTTGTATAAACCCAACCCTGCCTGCTGACAAAATGCGAATGAGATGCCACTGTAAGCGTTAGCCTAGTGAGGCGGACCACACATGTAACTTTGGTGTCTAGGACCAGTTGGATCAAGGAAATAGTATGCTGTGGAACCCACTTTGTATTGTCAAAACAGTACTAGTCCCAGCACACTCAAACACTCCTTGTttgctttcttcttttcttctttaatgAATTTCCTCGTTatccttaaaaaagaaaaagaaaaaaagaggtgtGGTTGTATAAGCATTGCCTGGTGTGGAGACATGTAGGAAGAGCAAATCCTTTGATGGGTGCAAATCCTTGGGAGATCTCCTATATAAGGGGAGTCTTGGTCAACACTCTTCTCATGATTTTGCAGCCTACCATTCACATCGCTTGTGCAAGGTGTGTGAGCAATAGAGGAAGCATTGAGACTGCATCATAGATGATTTCAGCTGCAAATTCATGTCGCGCAATCTCCCTCCATACAATGGTGTGTA is drawn from Magnolia sinica isolate HGM2019 chromosome 5, MsV1, whole genome shotgun sequence and contains these coding sequences:
- the LOC131245496 gene encoding probable NADH kinase, which translates into the protein MWRRRVLLLLKPFDVYPPRSTGTVSSPLPGVKNPQILGYLDDRCRVHKETINYCQDVLQRKSLDLEPVFRNDLSQPIRHVDLVITVGGDGTLLQASHFMDDSIPIVGVNSDPTQVEEVKEFSNEFDATRSTGYLCAATAANFEQVLDEILEGYKAPSELSRISICLNDHPLSTYALNDILVAHPCPATVSRFSFLITGHGQKSSSLVNSRSSGLRVSTAAGSTAAMLSAGGFPMPVSSKDLQYMVREPILPRADEVPLMHGIIRADQTMDATWFSKEGVLYIDGSHVFHSLRHGDTIEISSKAPILKVFLPPHLLS